One stretch of Eupeodes corollae chromosome 2, idEupCoro1.1, whole genome shotgun sequence DNA includes these proteins:
- the LOC129945643 gene encoding cuticle protein 38-like, with protein MFKFVVLCVVALVACVAAKPAVFAPFAAYSAPLVAAAPFSAAYATAPVIAPYASTYNAHSIAHSATYPATVYAAPAPIAPVAPVAPVAPAVRPPVVENEAAEILF; from the exons ATGTTCAAATTC GTCGTCCTTTGTGTGGTGGCTCTTGTAGCTTGTGTTGCTGCCAAGCCAGCTGTGTTCGCCCCGTTCGCAGCCTATTCAGCGCCATTGGTAGCAGCGGCGCCCTTCAGTGCAGCATACGCAACAGCTCCAGTGATTGCACCATACGCAAGCACCTACAATGCCCACTCGATTGCCCACTCCGCCACTTATCCTGCAACAGTGTATGCAGCTCCTGCACCGATTGCACCAGTTGCCCCAGTTGCACCAGTTGCTCCTGCTGTTCGACCGCCAGTTGTGGAAAATGAAGCAGCGGAAATATTGTtctaa
- the LOC129945644 gene encoding cuticle protein 4.9-like, translating into MSKFFAICLFALIAVVAAKPAVIAPLAYSAYSAPLVASPYTAAYTSPYAAAYSAPYAAYSAYSAYPYASAYSAYPYAASYFR; encoded by the exons atgtCGAAATTC TTCGCTATCTGCTTGTTCGCCCTCATCGCCGTTGTTGCCGCTAAGCCAGCTGTCATTGCTCCATTGGCCTATTCAGCATACTCAGCACCATTAGTGGCATCACCCTACACCGCTGCTTACACTTCACCATACGCTGCTGCCTATTCAGCTCCCTATGCCGCATACTCAGCCTACTCAGCCTACCCATACGCTTCAGCCTACTCAGCATACCCATATGCTGCCTCTTACTTCCGTTAA
- the LOC129945642 gene encoding A-kinase anchor protein 14-like, whose amino-acid sequence MFKLFAICTLALFACASAKPALLAASPFAYSAPLAYNAGFAPVVAPYASSYTASNVIHSAAYPAAYPAAYAAAPLAYNAPFAYAAAPAVAAAPLAYSAPVAAPLAYTAPVARAFPIARAAVPVAPVAPIAPVVLKK is encoded by the exons ATGTTCAAATTG TTCGCTATCTGCACTTTGGCCTTGTTCGCTTGTGCCTCAGCTAAGCCTGCACTTTTGGCAGCTTCACCATTCGCCTACTCTGCTCCATTGGCCTACAATGCTGGCTTTGCTCCAGTTGTTGCTCCCTACGCATCCAGCTACACTGCCAGTAATGTCATCCATTCCGCTGCCTATCCAGCTGCCTACCCAGCTGCCTATGCTGCTGCTCCATTGGCTTATAATGCTCCTTTCGCTTATGCTGCTGCTCCAGCTGTAGCTGCTGCCCCACTCGCTTACAGTGCTCCAGTTGCTGCTCCACTCGCTTACACCGCTCCAGTGGCACGTGCTTTCCCAATTGCTCGCGCTGCCGTTCCAGTTGCCCCAGTTGCTCCAATTGCTCCCGTTGTATTGAAGAAGTAG
- the LOC129946525 gene encoding glycine-rich protein-like translates to MLKFITIAVVALIACAAAAPGLASLGHGPILGGYGSPYGSPYGLSAPAISYASPIAKIAAPISYAPAITKIAAPSYAPLGLGLGHGGLIGAPLGLSAHGLGLSAHGLGLGLGGHGPIW, encoded by the exons atgtTGAAATTC ATCACAATTGCCGTTGTCGCTTTGATTGCCTGTGCTGCAGCTGCACCAGGACTTGCATCTTTGGGACATGGACCCATTTTGGGAGGATATGGTTCACCCTATGGCTCACCATATGGCCTTTCGGCGCCAGCTATTTCCTATGCTTCTCCAATTGCCAAAATTGCTGCACCCATCTCGTATGCTCCTGCCATCACTAAGATCGCTGCACCATCTTATGCACCATTGGGATTGGGTCTGGGACATGGAGGACTTATCGGTGCTCCATTGGGATTGAGTGCTCATGGCTTGGGATTGAGTGCTCACGGTTTGGGATTGGGTTTGGGTGGGCATGGCCCAATCTGGTAG